Part of the bacterium genome, CGCTCCATCCGCTCGTCGGTGACGGTGACCGGGCCGCCCCGCTCGATCTGACGCCGGAACAGCTCCAGCACGCTCCCCCGGCTCCCCAGCACATTGCCGAACCGGACCGAGATGAAACTCGTGTCGGGGTTGTCCCGGTTGGCCAGGTAGGCGACCACCTCGCAGACCGCCTTGGACGCCCCCATGGCGTTGCACGGCTCCACCGCCTTGTCCGTGGAGATGAGGACGACCTGTTTGACGCCGTGCGCCGGGGCCAGCTCGGCCAGCGCCAGCATGGAGCCCACGTTGTTGGCGAAGGCCTCGCAGGGGTTCTCTTCCATGAGCGGGACGTGCTTGTGGGCGGCGGCGTGGAAGATTATCTCCGGGGAGTGCGTCGCCAGAACCCTGGCCAACCGCGCCTTGTCCCGCAGGTCCACGATGGCGCTCACCTTCTCGCAGTTAAGGTTACAGCGGTAGAGGTTGTGAAAGGTGTCGAAGATGGAGTTCTCGCCGTGGCCCAGGAGGATGAGCTTGGCGGGGTTGAAGGTGGCGACCTGGCAGCAGATTTCCTCGCCGATGGAGCCGCCGGCCCCGGTGACCAGGACGGTCTTGCCGGAGATGAACCGGCTTACCAGGTCCAGGTCGAGTTCGATGGGCGCCCGACGCAGGAGGTCCTCCAGGCGCACCTCGCGCACCTGGGTCAGGGCGGCCTCGCCGTGGATGACCTGGAACAGGCTCGGCAGGACGCGGAAGGGGACGTCGGCCTCGTCGCAGAGCCGGGAAACCCGGCGCACCAGGGCGCCCGAGGCGCTCGGCACGGTGATGAGCACCTCCTCGGCTCCGGTCTCGGCGACGAAACGCGGCAGCTCGTCAATGAGGCCGAGAATCGGCGCGCTCTCTATCTCCCAGCCGACCTTCTCCTCGTCGTCGTCCAGAAAGCCGACGCAGACGTAGCGGTACGACGCGTTGTGCAGGATTTCCCGGGCGATCATCCGCCCGGCCTCGCCCGCCCCGCACAGGAGCACCTTCTTGAACTTGCGTCTCGGCGACAACCCGACTCCTTGCTTGCGAAAATGAGAACGCGCCGGGGGTCTAGTCGGTCCACTCCTTCGAGACCGGCTTATCCTGGGGGGTGGTGTAAACCTCGACGGTGACGCCGTTGGGATCCCTCACGGTGAAACCCCAGTAGCTGTCTACGCGCCACTCGGGCTTCGCGCTGAAGGTCGGGACGCCTCCGGCCTTGAGCCGCCCCACCGTTTCGGCGAAGTCCGACTCGGGGACCTGCACCGACCAGCTCGTCGTCTCCAGGGTGCCGCCCGGCCAGCCCGGCTGGTCGGCGTACTCCGTCGGGTGCGCGAGCTCCCCCTGGGCCCCGAAGAACATGAACTCCAGGTCGCCGAACTTGTAGCACAGGTAGTTCCACTCCGGCTTGTACGCCATTTCCTCCATCCCCAGAAGGTCGGTGTAGAAGTGCCGGGTGTCCTCCAGGGAGCTGGTGAAGTTGTAGATGAAGTTGACGCTGATCCGCGGCTTATCGGCCATGGTCTCCTCCCCCGGCGTCCCGTCCACGTCGGCGAGCACCGGCGCGAGAATGGTCAGTAAAAGAAAAGGCAGTATTACGTGCATCCACACCCCCCGGACAACCGTCATTCGGGGAAAAGGGCGAGGCGCAGATTCAGGCGGTCTTTGAGCTCGGTCGGTAAATCATGGTACTTCTCGGTGAGGATGTCCACGAGCTGGCGGCCGTTGATGAGGCCGATCCTCTTATAACCCTCCCGGGTGGCCTCTTCCCAACTTTTTTTCACGTAGCCGGCGGTGGTGATGAAGCAGGCCTGGGAGTTCTGGGGGACGGCCCCGCGGAAGTCCCGCACCTGCTTGGGATTGATGCGTGAATCACGCTTGTAGCGCTTGCACTGCACCATTAGTTCCACCCGGGCCATGCCGTAAACGTCCAGGGTCCCCACGGCGTCTATGCCGCCGTCGCCGGTGCGGCCCACGTGCTGGGCCTCGAAGCCCAGGGTCGAGAGAAGCGCGGTTACCAGAATCTCGAAGTCCTCGGGGTCGAGCTCCAGGATCCGGTCCAGCACCGCCTCGTAGAGCCCGTCCAGCGTTTGAACCTCGCTCGGCTTTTCCGTCCCTAAAAGAGTGGCTTTATCCGGGTCTTGGAGGCTGTCGCGCAGCGCGACTGGGTCAACCTCTTCCAGGATGTAAGAAATCATATTCGGTGTTCTCAGGGAATTTTGAACGGAAACCGGCAGCGTAGAACGTAAAAGAACCCGTGACTCCCAGGATACTTTTCTACGATGAGGCAGAGGACAGCGGGAATCATCATCTTTATAGAAGTAATCACCGACAATTTCACCAACACGGAGTCTTTCTGTCTCCGTCTCCGGCACCAAGACCATATCCCCTTTCTGTGCCTCGACGGCAAAACGCCAGAAATAGCCGATGATATTAGACCAGGCGCGAGCACTCA contains:
- a CDS encoding restriction endonuclease, which translates into the protein MISYILEEVDPVALRDSLQDPDKATLLGTEKPSEVQTLDGLYEAVLDRILELDPEDFEILVTALLSTLGFEAQHVGRTGDGGIDAVGTLDVYGMARVELMVQCKRYKRDSRINPKQVRDFRGAVPQNSQACFITTAGYVKKSWEEATREGYKRIGLINGRQLVDILTEKYHDLPTELKDRLNLRLALFPE
- a CDS encoding VOC family protein; translated protein: MHVILPFLLLTILAPVLADVDGTPGEETMADKPRISVNFIYNFTSSLEDTRHFYTDLLGMEEMAYKPEWNYLCYKFGDLEFMFFGAQGELAHPTEYADQPGWPGGTLETTSWSVQVPESDFAETVGRLKAGGVPTFSAKPEWRVDSYWGFTVRDPNGVTVEVYTTPQDKPVSKEWTD
- a CDS encoding nucleoside-diphosphate sugar epimerase/dehydratase, which encodes MSPRRKFKKVLLCGAGEAGRMIAREILHNASYRYVCVGFLDDDEEKVGWEIESAPILGLIDELPRFVAETGAEEVLITVPSASGALVRRVSRLCDEADVPFRVLPSLFQVIHGEAALTQVREVRLEDLLRRAPIELDLDLVSRFISGKTVLVTGAGGSIGEEICCQVATFNPAKLILLGHGENSIFDTFHNLYRCNLNCEKVSAIVDLRDKARLARVLATHSPEIIFHAAAHKHVPLMEENPCEAFANNVGSMLALAELAPAHGVKQVVLISTDKAVEPCNAMGASKAVCEVVAYLANRDNPDTSFISVRFGNVLGSRGSVLELFRRQIERGGPVTVTDERMERFFMTIPEAVELVLQAAAVGRGGEIFVLDMGQPLRIKDLAKMLIELSGYTLDEIPIMYTGSRPGERLTERLFSAAEERLPSPHPQVLIARHNGIYPELWDVIRRLHEAAVGLKTDELAGLVKRIVPDSTWKPADTAF